The DNA sequence CCAGGGCATGCTCAATCGCTTCATAGGCCAGCGCATACTGCCCGAGATCATGATGAGCGAGCGCCAGATTGTGGAAATACTGCGCGCGGTTTTCCGAGGCCGGTACCTCGGATTCAGTCAGCACCCGCAGGGCCAGTCCCGGCTTGCCGGAACTGAGATAGACGGCGGCGCAGCTCGTCGCCGTGGCCGCCCCCGCATCATGATAAGCCAGTGCGCCCGCGCAATCCTGCTGTGCCAGGCCGAGCTGTCCTGCGCGCCGGTAGAGTATTGCCCGATTGGTCAGACCTGCGATGCGCAAACGGTCACGCGGCGGATCGCTTTCCACAAGCTCCGTGCACGCCTCGACACCGTTCTGGTCGGCCGATCCGGGCCGCTGAACCACGTCGAAGCACCTCTCCACATGCGAAGCTTCTCCCATCAATGAACGCACATACACGCCTGCGGGGTCAGCGATTGCGGCCTGCGCCGTCAACGCGGCCCCAACGCTGCAAACCCCCACTGCCAAGCGCGAAATTTCTCTCCTGTTCATCGGTCCGGACTCCTGTGTCTGCTGCTGGATGCCCAAAACCTAGGGGATTGCCTGACTGAACCGAATTGGCGATAATGACAATATATGGTTGATTTTCGCCAATCCGGAGGCACGCTTGCCAGACACGACACATCAGGCTCCTCATCTCATCGTCGCGCTCGCGTATGAGGGGCTGTGGCCGCTCGAATTCGGTATCGCGGCAGAGATATTTGGCTGGTCCCGGCCCGAACTCGACACCGATTGGTACGAGTTCCGGGTTGCTTGTTCGGAGAACGTGTCCCGGGCCGTGGGCGGCTTCGCATTGGCCTCTCCGCACGGTCTGGACAGCCTGGAAGACGCGGACACGATCATCATTCCGGGATGGCGCAATGTCGAGGAGGCACCCCCAGCGGAGGTTCAGCGCGCCCTGATTTCGGCTCATGATCGCGGCGCGCGGCTGGTTTCCTATTGCAGCGGCGCGTTAGCGCTCGCCCACACCGGCCTGCTCGATGGCCGGCGCGCGACAACACATTGGCGCTACCTGCCGATGATGAGAGACCTGTTTCCGCAAGTCGAGACGCAGGAAGACGTTCTGTACGTGCAGGATTCCAACATCATCACCTCCGCTGGCAGCAGCGCCGCAATCGATGCGAGCCTCCATGTCATCCGGTGCGATCACGGCTCGGCGATTGCAAACAAGGTTGCCCGCAGCCTGGTTGCACCTCCTCATCGGGATGGA is a window from the Hyphomonas sp. genome containing:
- the ftrA gene encoding transcriptional regulator FtrA, encoding MPDTTHQAPHLIVALAYEGLWPLEFGIAAEIFGWSRPELDTDWYEFRVACSENVSRAVGGFALASPHGLDSLEDADTIIIPGWRNVEEAPPAEVQRALISAHDRGARLVSYCSGALALAHTGLLDGRRATTHWRYLPMMRDLFPQVETQEDVLYVQDSNIITSAGSSAAIDASLHVIRCDHGSAIANKVARSLVAPPHRDGGQSQYVEAPIQERPGTSIASVLDWARENLDKPLTVTELAKHAGMSERTFLRRFRDGTGTTPLKWLRSERVFRAMSLLESTQMDSADIAHQCGFGSTETFRAVFRQVSGTSPLAYRRRFDARDG